The following coding sequences are from one Candidatus Aenigmatarchaeota archaeon window:
- the ppsA gene encoding phosphoenolpyruvate synthase, with amino-acid sequence MKFVKFLEEIKQPNNMEIGKKGSSLVEMFSLGLPVPEAFIITSNAYKYFVEKTQLKVVIFDLLKQTNIEDTDQLEENCKRISILFRETKIPPQLKTEILDSYKKLIKRIGNTETFVAVRNSPTVEDVPGANSLLNIRDDEQLISGVKECWASIFSPKSVFYFREKGLSISNISVAVIVQKQIDSEKAGVAVTIDPTSSDRGKIIIEGSWGQGEAIVRGKVNPDKYFLDKRTGDIIKKKIVRKKEMSVLDKTKGGIINKRVPEKLQKKQCLDEGEIDQIYKISIKLENYYKSPQEFEWSFEDDKLYLLQTRPILSSFKKEEGEDVDTSKKPIIKGIPGSPGVASGTVKIIRDQADLRKIKKGDILVAKIITPNYIPFMKKVVGIVTDEGAQTSHAVIASRELGIPCIVGTEVATKKLADGDVITIDGDDGLVYKGKFRAKTVSKKTNYTKTRTKIYINIGDPDVAEKYSKLNCDGVGLFRAEFMAGSLKKHPRLLMENNNGKEFIDIFSRGIEKVARAFYPRLVVYRSLDLKTNEYANMVGGKKFEPQENNPMIGWRGASRYILEPEFFKLELEALRKVREKGYKNVALMIPFLRTTWELRRIKMILREVGLLEDRTFKLWIMIEVPSSAILIEEFLKEGVDGVSIGSNDLTQLVLGVDRDSTILGKRWFYESDPAVVWCLERVVKTCKKYKVPCSICGEAPNLYPELTRQLVKWGVTSISVNPDSIDRIRRIVSDAEKRGIRRIIKK; translated from the coding sequence ATGAAATTTGTGAAATTCTTGGAGGAAATCAAACAACCAAACAATATGGAAATAGGTAAAAAAGGATCTTCCTTAGTTGAGATGTTCAGTCTAGGTTTACCTGTCCCAGAAGCATTTATAATAACTTCAAATGCATACAAATACTTTGTTGAAAAAACCCAACTTAAAGTGGTAATTTTTGATCTTTTAAAACAGACAAACATAGAAGATACAGATCAACTAGAAGAAAATTGCAAAAGAATTTCAATATTATTTAGAGAGACAAAAATTCCACCTCAATTGAAAACAGAGATCCTGGATTCATACAAAAAATTGATAAAAAGAATAGGAAACACAGAAACATTTGTTGCTGTTAGAAATTCTCCTACTGTTGAAGATGTCCCCGGAGCAAATTCATTGCTTAATATAAGAGATGATGAACAATTAATAAGTGGTGTAAAAGAATGTTGGGCTTCCATTTTTTCACCAAAATCAGTATTTTATTTCAGAGAAAAAGGTTTGTCCATTAGTAATATAAGTGTGGCCGTAATTGTCCAAAAACAGATAGATTCAGAAAAGGCAGGAGTTGCTGTTACAATAGATCCAACATCATCAGATAGAGGCAAGATTATAATAGAGGGATCTTGGGGTCAGGGAGAGGCTATAGTAAGAGGTAAGGTTAATCCCGACAAATATTTTTTGGATAAGAGAACAGGAGATATAATTAAAAAAAAGATAGTCAGAAAAAAAGAAATGAGTGTTTTAGATAAAACAAAGGGGGGAATAATAAATAAAAGAGTTCCTGAAAAACTTCAAAAGAAACAGTGTCTAGATGAAGGAGAGATAGATCAAATATATAAGATATCCATTAAACTCGAGAATTATTACAAATCGCCTCAAGAATTCGAGTGGTCATTTGAAGATGATAAATTATACCTTCTTCAAACTAGACCAATTTTATCATCTTTCAAAAAAGAGGAAGGAGAAGATGTTGACACTTCGAAAAAACCGATTATAAAAGGAATACCGGGTTCACCTGGTGTTGCTTCTGGTACCGTAAAAATAATAAGAGATCAAGCTGATTTGAGAAAAATAAAAAAGGGAGATATACTTGTCGCAAAAATAATAACACCCAATTACATTCCATTTATGAAAAAAGTTGTTGGTATAGTCACTGATGAAGGTGCCCAGACATCCCATGCTGTTATAGCTTCAAGAGAGTTGGGGATACCTTGTATAGTTGGAACTGAGGTTGCCACCAAAAAACTGGCTGATGGAGATGTGATAACAATTGACGGTGATGATGGTCTTGTTTACAAGGGAAAGTTCAGGGCTAAAACTGTCTCAAAAAAAACAAATTATACTAAGACTAGGACGAAAATTTACATAAACATAGGGGATCCGGATGTTGCTGAAAAATATAGTAAGTTGAATTGTGATGGTGTTGGCCTTTTCAGAGCAGAGTTTATGGCTGGTTCTCTTAAAAAACATCCAAGACTCTTAATGGAAAATAACAATGGAAAGGAATTCATAGATATTTTTTCAAGAGGGATAGAAAAAGTTGCAAGAGCATTTTATCCGAGGTTGGTTGTTTATAGATCTCTCGATTTAAAGACAAACGAGTATGCAAATATGGTAGGTGGCAAGAAGTTCGAACCTCAAGAAAACAATCCCATGATAGGATGGAGAGGTGCTTCCAGATATATACTAGAGCCTGAATTTTTCAAACTGGAATTAGAGGCATTAAGGAAAGTGAGAGAAAAAGGATACAAAAATGTTGCCTTGATGATACCATTCTTAAGAACCACTTGGGAATTGAGGAGGATAAAAATGATATTGAGAGAAGTTGGGTTGCTGGAGGATAGGACATTTAAACTTTGGATAATGATTGAGGTTCCTTCATCTGCGATACTTATAGAGGAATTTTTAAAAGAAGGTGTTGATGGAGTATCGATAGGTTCAAACGATCTCACACAACTTGTTCTAGGGGTCGACAGGGATTCAACAATACTTGGTAAGAGATGGTTCTATGAATCTGATCCAGCTGTTGTTTGGTGTTTGGAGAGGGTTGTAAAGACATGCAAGAAATATAAGGTCCCATGTTCGATATGTGGAGAGGCACCCAACCTTTATCCAGAATTGACAAGGCAGTTGGTTAAATGGGGTGTGACAAGCATCTCGGTGAATCCTGATTCAATAGATAGAATAAGGAGAATAGTTTCTGATGCTGAGAAAAGAGGTATAAGGAGAATAATCAAAAAATAG